The following coding sequences lie in one Spea bombifrons isolate aSpeBom1 chromosome 5, aSpeBom1.2.pri, whole genome shotgun sequence genomic window:
- the PPP1R16A gene encoding protein phosphatase 1 regulatory subunit 16A, which produces MADHLELLSEMPAVSRMSTQERLKHAQKRRAQQLKKWAQFEKDGQSKKSRGRQKNRGSKEARRVAFPQNVTLLEAAARNDVEEVRRLLQSGFSPDLYNEDGLTALHQCCIDDFEEIVGLLLDAGADVNVRDSELWTPLHAAATCGHLQLVELLIKHNANLLAVNSDGNMPYDLCEDDVTLDHIETAMAEQGITQEKIEESRAATELRMIEDIKHLVQMGSEVNAQDSHGTSLLHIACANGYLEAAELLLGHKAAVNARDHDGWEPLHAAACWGQIHMVELLVAHGADLNAKSQLDETPVDVSGDEEVRAKLLELKHKHDAIKKSQDKHKTALQRRTSSAGSRGKVVRRVSVTERTNMYRREHQKEAIVWQQRGARDSEAELQDEDEDKATNAELQQHQQKIERVSEPPNAAPSEEEGCPGGVAPGEDSAPPPLSSQRNGSAGSGPRHTFSKRLDRSVSYQLATQAETSADLSNERSHHTLAELKRQRAAAKLQRNAPPPPASESRQQAQDSADPTPPGSVYYTTASGEPPLLKLIAPAEESTPADKRPCCGVM; this is translated from the exons ATGGCGGATCACCTGGAGCTGCTGTCGGAGATGCCGGCGGTGAGCCGGATGAGCACGCAGGAGAGGCTGAAGCATGCGCAGAAGAGACGGGCGCAGCAGCTGAAGAAGTGGGCGCAGTTTGAGAAAGACGGGCAAAGCAAGAAATCCAGGGGCAGGCAGAAGAACCGGGGCAGCAAGGAGGCGCGGAGGGTGGCATTCCCCCAAAACGTCACCCTCCTGGAGGCAGCGGCTCGCAACGACGTGGAGGAAG TGCGCCGCTTACTGCAGAGTGGATTTAGTCCTGATTTATACAACGAGGACGGCCTGACAGCGCTGCACCAG TGCTGCATCGATGACTTTGAAGAGATCGTCGGGTTGCTGCTTGATGCGGGGGCCGATGTGAACGTGCGTGACAGCGAGCTGTGGACGCCTCTCCATGCCGCGGCCACGTGTGGGCATCTGCAGCTGGTGGAGCTGCTCATTAAACA CAATGCCAACCTCCTGGCCGTCAACTCTGACGGGAACATGCCCTACGACCTGTGTGAGGACGACGTCACGCTGGATCACATAGAAACCGCCATGGCGGAGCAAG GAATCACACAGGAGAAGATTGAGGAATCTCGGGCAGCCACAGAGCTGCGCATGATAGAGGATATCAAGCACCTGGTACAGATGGGGTCAGAGGTCAACGCACAGGACTCGCATGGTACTAGTTTG CTGCACATCGCGTGTGCGAATGGATACCTGGAGGCGGCCGAGCTGTTGCTGGGACATAAAGCTGCAGTCAATGCCAGGGACCATGATGGATGGGAGCCGCTCCACGCTGCCGCCTGCTGGGGTCAG ATTCACATGGTGGAGCTCCTGGTGGCACATGGAGCCGACCTAAATGCCAAGTCTCAGCTGGATGAAACACCAGTTG ATGTTTCCGGGGATGAAGAGGTTCGCGCAAAACTCctggagctgaaacacaaacaCGACGCTATCAAAAAATCCCAGGACAAGCACAAGACGGCCCTGCAGCGACGGACGTCCAGCGCCGGCAGCCGGGG GAAAGTCGTGCGCAGGGTGAGCGTCACCGAGCGCACCAACATGTACCGGAGGGAGCATCAGAAAGAGGCCATCGTGTGGCAACAGAGAGGAGCCCGGGACAGCGAGGCCGAGCTGCAGGACGAGGACGAAGATAAAGCTACCAACGCGGAGCTCCAGCAGCACCAGCAA AAAATTGAGCGAGTGTCGGAGCCCCCAAATGCTGCGCCGTCTGAAGAAGAGGGATGCCCCGGCGGAGTTGCCCCCGGCGAGGACTCTGCTCCCCCGCCGTTGTCGTCTCAGCGGAACGGGAGTGCGGGCTCCGGCCCCAGACACACTTTCTCTAAGCGCCTGGACAGGAGCGTCTCCTACCAGTTGGCCACCCAGGCGGAGACGTCTGCCGATCTGAGCAACGAACGCTCCCACCATACGCTGGCCGAGCTCAAGCGGCAGAGAGCGGCAGCCAAGCTCCAGAGAAacgcgccgccgccgccggcaAGCGAAAGCCGCCAACAGGCGCAGGACTCGGCAGACCCCACGCCCCCCGGCTCTGTTTATTACACGACAGCCAGCGGGGAACCTCCACTACTGAAACTTATCGCTCCGGCCGAGGAGAGCACACCGGCGGACAAGAGACCCTGCTGtggggtcatgtga